From one Drosophila subpulchrella strain 33 F10 #4 breed RU33 chromosome 3L, RU_Dsub_v1.1 Primary Assembly, whole genome shotgun sequence genomic stretch:
- the LOC119552916 gene encoding ecdysone-induced protein 74EF isoform X1: MKLSKLSNQTNSQDPQAVNSRIFVGNLNTFQCSKTDVERMFQIYGRLAGISMHKGYAFVQFTNPFDARNACHGEDGKTVLSQTLDVNMVAEPKAHQIGRKRQNVSKTGNDWDYFYDSYCSSALLRGGGGVGGGGSNGVRAKKRKRLMTNGGGLSVAVQQQQQQHGQHHHSAAAVAAAAAAAAVHQQQQQVQHQQQQHHQQQQQQHQQQVAAVAMAAMANLLPQQQLLLHQQNLLSNAAVATTATAAPGSLHWSQYKQEQQQHHPHPHHPHHQQPFGFQLKSSTAAVQATTSPQNAKSAIIANQTALGEPYPVGAAAAAAAFATHQQHQQQQQQQHQQQQHQQPLLQPLTLALSPQQPQPHQAATPLQLHSQLMQQHQQQQQQQQQQQQQQQQQLQQQQHAQEQLSLHQQWGPFKVYSNPDTLICGNCRESFGELSELLDHKKSYCKLRFTCKCQDVAFAASAKTPPTSAKLLCAVCKDAFANPWDLMVHAQAAHMVNIYELGDDEGNSTTPIISTTATTNNNIATAAVENGHAIADEVATKQQMPQMQPASSTLNKEPNNNNKISNNNTEASNNNGHMSPSGTGIIMASSGSSASAENGAASDMEANCLDIKFSPGASPKEVGDMAIPTPGRDSHSLMILLQDQHRDDLSLDGRMSSSSQQTHHSDELNVKLLNGSVSSRGSSPGLEADEPPATRACIVRTLSIETTGSAAAPTANALSMMSNSLSLALAPQ; the protein is encoded by the exons ATGAAGCTGTCCAAGCTGTCCAACCAGACCAACTCGCAGGATCCGCAGGCGGTCAACTCGCGCATCTTCGTGGGCAATCTGAATACCTTCCAGTGCTCCAAAACGGACGTGGAGCGCATGTTTCAGATCTACGGCCGCCTCGCGG GCATATCCATGCATAAGGGCTATGCCTTTGTGCAGTTCACCAACCCGTTCGATGCCCGGAATGCCTGCCACGGCGAGGATGGCAAGACGGTCCTCAGCCAGACATTAG ATGTCAACATGGTGGCCGAACCGAAAGCGCATCAGATTGGAAGGAAACGCCAGAATGTGAGCAAGACCGGAAACGATTG GGACTACTTCTATGACAGCTACTGTTCCTCGGCGCTTTTGCGGGGCGGCGGGGGCGTTGGCGGGGGCGGTTCGAACGGGGTGCGGGCCAAGAAGCGGAAGCGCCTGATGACTAATGGCGGCGGCCTGTCGGTGGCcgtgcagcagcaacaacagcagcacgGGCAGCACCATCACAGTGCGGCCGCGGTGGCCGCTGCCGCTGCGGCAGCCGCCgtccatcagcagcagcagcaggtgcagcaccagcagcagcaacaccaccagcaacagcagcagcagcatcagcagcaggtGGCCGCCGTTGCCATGGCGGCCATGGCCAATTTGTTGCCGCAACagcagttgctgctgcatcAGCAGAATCTGCTGTCGAATGCGGCGGTGGCCACAACGGCAACGGCGGCTCCGGGATCCCTCCACTGGTCGCAATACaaacaggagcagcagcagcaccacccaCATCCGCACCACCCGCACCACCAGCAGCCGTTCGGATTTCAGCTGAAGAGCAGCACGGCTGCTGTCCAGGCGACGACATCGCCGCAAAATGCAAAGTCTGCAATAATTGCTAATCAAACGGCGCTCGGCGAGCCATATCCGGTTGGagctgccgctgccgccgccgccttcGCCACCcatcagcaacatcagcagcagcagcagcagcaacatcagcaacagcaacatcagcaaccgTTGCTGCAGCCGTTGACTCTGGCATTGTCCCCACAGCAACCGCAGCCTCATCAGGCGGCAACGCCACTACAATTGCACAGCCAATTGatgcagcaacatcaacagcagcagcagcagcaacagcagcagcaacaacagcaacagcagcagctacaacagcagcaacatgctCAGGAGCAATTAAGTTTGCATCAGCAATGGGGACCATTCAAAGTCTACA GCAATCCGGACACATTAATCTGCGGCAATTGCCGGGAATCCTTTGGCGAGCTGTCTGAGTTATTGGACCACAAGAAAAGTTATTGCAAGCTGAGGTTCACATGCAAGTGCCAGGATGTTGCCTTTGCGGCAAGTGCAA AGACTCCGCCGACGAGCGCCAAATTGCTGTGCGCCGTTTGCAAGGATGCGTTCGCCAATCCTTGGGATTTGATGGTCCACGCACAGGCCGCCCACATGGTTAACATTTACGAGCTGGGCGATGATGAGGGCAACTCAACCACCCCCATCATCAGCACCACCGCCACCACGAACAATAATATTGCAACTGCAGCCGTGGAGAATGGACATGCAATCGCTGATGAGGTTGCCACAAAGCAGCAGATGCCACAGATGCAACCGGCCTCATCAACACTTAACAAGGAGCccaataacaataataaaattagcaacaacaacacggaggccagcaacaacaatggccACATGTCGCCCTCGGGAACGGGAATCATTATGGCATCTTCTGGCTCATCGGCATCGGCTGAGAATGGAGCGGCCAGCGACATGGAGGCCAACTGCCTGGACATCAAGTTCAGCCCCGGTGCCAGTCCCAAGGAGGTGGGTGATATGGCCATCCCCACACCCGGCAGAGACTCCCACTCCCTAATGATTCTATTGCAGGATCAGCACAGGGATGATCTCTCGCTGGACGGACGCATGTCGAGCAGCTCCCAGCAGACCCATCACTCGGACGAGCTGAACGTCAAGCTGCTCAATGGCTCCGTCTCCTCGAGGGGCAGTTCCCCCGGACTGGAGGCGGATGAGCCGCCGGCCACCAGGGCTTGTATCGTCCGCACTCTGAGCATT GAGACAACCGGTTCAGCCGCAGCGCCAACTGCCAATGCCTTGAGCATGATGTCGAACAGCTTGAGCCTGGCCCTCGCACCGCAATAG
- the LOC119552916 gene encoding G-box-binding factor isoform X2 — protein sequence MKLSKLSNQTNSQDPQAVNSRIFVGNLNTFQCSKTDVERMFQIYGRLAGISMHKGYAFVQFTNPFDARNACHGEDGKTVLSQTLDVNMVAEPKAHQIGRKRQNVSKTGNDWDYFYDSYCSSALLRGGGGVGGGGSNGVRAKKRKRLMTNGGGLSVAVQQQQQQHGQHHHSAAAVAAAAAAAAVHQQQQQVQHQQQQHHQQQQQQHQQQVAAVAMAAMANLLPQQQLLLHQQNLLSNAAVATTATAAPGSLHWSQYKQEQQQHHPHPHHPHHQQPFGFQLKSSTAAVQATTSPQNAKSAIIANQTALGEPYPVGAAAAAAAFATHQQHQQQQQQQHQQQQHQQPLLQPLTLALSPQQPQPHQAATPLQLHSQLMQQHQQQQQQQQQQQQQQQQQLQQQQHAQEQLSLHQQWGPFKVYSNPDTLICGNCRESFGELSELLDHKKSYCKLRFTCKCQDVAFAASAKTPPTSAKLLCAVCKDAFANPWDLMVHAQAAHMVNIYELGDDEGNSTTPIISTTATTNNNIATAAVENGHAIADEVATKQQMPQMQPASSTLNKEPNNNNKISNNNTEASNNNGHMSPSGTGIIMASSGSSASAENGAASDMEANCLDIKFSPGASPKEDQHRDDLSLDGRMSSSSQQTHHSDELNVKLLNGSVSSRGSSPGLEADEPPATRACIVRTLSIETTGSAAAPTANALSMMSNSLSLALAPQ from the exons ATGAAGCTGTCCAAGCTGTCCAACCAGACCAACTCGCAGGATCCGCAGGCGGTCAACTCGCGCATCTTCGTGGGCAATCTGAATACCTTCCAGTGCTCCAAAACGGACGTGGAGCGCATGTTTCAGATCTACGGCCGCCTCGCGG GCATATCCATGCATAAGGGCTATGCCTTTGTGCAGTTCACCAACCCGTTCGATGCCCGGAATGCCTGCCACGGCGAGGATGGCAAGACGGTCCTCAGCCAGACATTAG ATGTCAACATGGTGGCCGAACCGAAAGCGCATCAGATTGGAAGGAAACGCCAGAATGTGAGCAAGACCGGAAACGATTG GGACTACTTCTATGACAGCTACTGTTCCTCGGCGCTTTTGCGGGGCGGCGGGGGCGTTGGCGGGGGCGGTTCGAACGGGGTGCGGGCCAAGAAGCGGAAGCGCCTGATGACTAATGGCGGCGGCCTGTCGGTGGCcgtgcagcagcaacaacagcagcacgGGCAGCACCATCACAGTGCGGCCGCGGTGGCCGCTGCCGCTGCGGCAGCCGCCgtccatcagcagcagcagcaggtgcagcaccagcagcagcaacaccaccagcaacagcagcagcagcatcagcagcaggtGGCCGCCGTTGCCATGGCGGCCATGGCCAATTTGTTGCCGCAACagcagttgctgctgcatcAGCAGAATCTGCTGTCGAATGCGGCGGTGGCCACAACGGCAACGGCGGCTCCGGGATCCCTCCACTGGTCGCAATACaaacaggagcagcagcagcaccacccaCATCCGCACCACCCGCACCACCAGCAGCCGTTCGGATTTCAGCTGAAGAGCAGCACGGCTGCTGTCCAGGCGACGACATCGCCGCAAAATGCAAAGTCTGCAATAATTGCTAATCAAACGGCGCTCGGCGAGCCATATCCGGTTGGagctgccgctgccgccgccgccttcGCCACCcatcagcaacatcagcagcagcagcagcagcaacatcagcaacagcaacatcagcaaccgTTGCTGCAGCCGTTGACTCTGGCATTGTCCCCACAGCAACCGCAGCCTCATCAGGCGGCAACGCCACTACAATTGCACAGCCAATTGatgcagcaacatcaacagcagcagcagcagcaacagcagcagcaacaacagcaacagcagcagctacaacagcagcaacatgctCAGGAGCAATTAAGTTTGCATCAGCAATGGGGACCATTCAAAGTCTACA GCAATCCGGACACATTAATCTGCGGCAATTGCCGGGAATCCTTTGGCGAGCTGTCTGAGTTATTGGACCACAAGAAAAGTTATTGCAAGCTGAGGTTCACATGCAAGTGCCAGGATGTTGCCTTTGCGGCAAGTGCAA AGACTCCGCCGACGAGCGCCAAATTGCTGTGCGCCGTTTGCAAGGATGCGTTCGCCAATCCTTGGGATTTGATGGTCCACGCACAGGCCGCCCACATGGTTAACATTTACGAGCTGGGCGATGATGAGGGCAACTCAACCACCCCCATCATCAGCACCACCGCCACCACGAACAATAATATTGCAACTGCAGCCGTGGAGAATGGACATGCAATCGCTGATGAGGTTGCCACAAAGCAGCAGATGCCACAGATGCAACCGGCCTCATCAACACTTAACAAGGAGCccaataacaataataaaattagcaacaacaacacggaggccagcaacaacaatggccACATGTCGCCCTCGGGAACGGGAATCATTATGGCATCTTCTGGCTCATCGGCATCGGCTGAGAATGGAGCGGCCAGCGACATGGAGGCCAACTGCCTGGACATCAAGTTCAGCCCCGGTGCCAGTCCCAAGGAG GATCAGCACAGGGATGATCTCTCGCTGGACGGACGCATGTCGAGCAGCTCCCAGCAGACCCATCACTCGGACGAGCTGAACGTCAAGCTGCTCAATGGCTCCGTCTCCTCGAGGGGCAGTTCCCCCGGACTGGAGGCGGATGAGCCGCCGGCCACCAGGGCTTGTATCGTCCGCACTCTGAGCATT GAGACAACCGGTTCAGCCGCAGCGCCAACTGCCAATGCCTTGAGCATGATGTCGAACAGCTTGAGCCTGGCCCTCGCACCGCAATAG
- the LOC119552917 gene encoding rho GTPase-activating protein gacII isoform X1, translating into MCRREVRGPAFMAFLSVIATMMGLVQGQQPVMSLPLDESTPQQRLPPSYVKGVLSLKSSLLSNKPALGYGSNQQQVENSVPVAGIRPGMRYTPQLDVQQPQSPQSQQPVHQEIQVESLANLRPSALAHRPLHHSQMPPVKMSRYNQEFPAAHLFQPPFVPLPKKQESQDAPPTAEQLELLQQLSEFFGQRQQGQQQVQHVQQQEVMNCGTQMDQNEGKGLGICDVESTTDCCDTTKEPNKNEEEDSVSVDVKNKEPQETTTTTARPKPPVAAKTKATKPSITKTTTHKPQTTRTTKGTTIKLPCCPKPRNQGIAESPNVISFSLNIQNDNAEQAKSLQQLPRSGRHVIQPDLRINAITNLLRYRRKIAHGIAPYPKPFSLLKDQETQIQIRTKRKKDKILDKKQLLQAELKIWPISIRSKLVERLH; encoded by the coding sequence ATGTGTCGACGTGAAGTGCGTGGACCAGCTTTCATGGCATTTCTCTCGGTCATTGCAACTATGATGGGCTTAGTCCAGGGTCAGCAGCCGGTGATGTCCTTGCCCCTGGATGAGTCCACTCCGCAGCAGCGCCTGCCGCCGAGTTACGTGAAGGGAGTGCTCAGCCTGAAGAGCAGTCTGCTGTCCAATAAGCCGGCCTTGGGTTACGGCTCTAATCAGCAGCAGGTGGAGAACAGCGTTCCCGTTGCCGGAATCAGACCCGGCATGAGGTACACACCCCAGTTGGATGTGCAGCAGCCACAGAGTCCGCAGAGCCAGCAGCCGGTTCATCAGGAGATTCAGGTTGAGTCTTTAGCCAATCTGAGGCCATCTGCGCTAGCTCACCGACCCCTTCATCACTCCCAGATGCCGCCGGTCAAGATGAGTAGATACAACCAGGAGTTCCCGGCCGCCCACCTCTTCCAGCCGCCCTTTGTTCCGCTGCCCAAAAAGCAGGAGTCACAGGATGCCCCGCCAACTGCCGAACAACTGGAGTTGCTGCAACAGTTGTCCGAGTTTTTTGGCCAACGGCAGCAGGGGCAACAACAGGTGCAACATGTGCAACAGCAGGAGGTCATGAACTGTGGCACTCAAAtggatcaaaatgaaggaaaAGGACTTGGAATCTGCGATGTGGAGTCGACTACCGATTGCTGTGATACCACAAAGGAGCCAAATAAAAATGAGGAGGAGGATTCGGTTTCGGTGGATGTGAAGAACAAGGAGCCGCAAGAGACCACCACCACTACAGCACGGCCGAAGCCTCCGGTGGCAGCCAAAACAAAGGCCACTAAGCCAAGTATCACCAAGACCACCACCCATAAACCCCAGACGACGCGTACTACCAAAGGAACTACCATAAAACTGCCCTGTTGCCCTAAACCCAGGAATCAAGGCATTGCAGAGTCTCCCAATGTGATAAGCTTTTCGCTGAATATTCAAAATGATAATGCCGAGCAGGCAAAGTCCCTGCAACAGCTACCTCGAAGTGGTCGACATGTCATTCAGCCTGATTTACGTATAAATGCTATAACCAACTTACTGCGATATCGCAGAAAAATAGCTCATGGTATTGCCCCTTATCCAAAACCTTTTTCCTTATTAAAAGATCAAGAAACGCAGATACAGATTCGTACAAAACGAAAGAAAGATAAGATCCTGGACAAAAAGCAGCTACTTCAAGCTGAGCTAAAAATCTGGCCCATTAGCATACGGTCCAAATTGGTAGAACGTTTACACTGA
- the LOC119552917 gene encoding rho GTPase-activating protein gacII isoform X2 encodes MCRREVRGPAFMAFLSVIATMMGLVQGQQPVMSLPLDESTPQQRLPPSYVKGVLSLKSSLLSNKPALGYGSNQQQVENSVPVAGIRPGMRYTPQLDVQQPQSPQSQQPVHQEIQMPPVKMSRYNQEFPAAHLFQPPFVPLPKKQESQDAPPTAEQLELLQQLSEFFGQRQQGQQQVQHVQQQEVMNCGTQMDQNEGKGLGICDVESTTDCCDTTKEPNKNEEEDSVSVDVKNKEPQETTTTTARPKPPVAAKTKATKPSITKTTTHKPQTTRTTKGTTIKLPCCPKPRNQGIAESPNVISFSLNIQNDNAEQAKSLQQLPRSGRHVIQPDLRINAITNLLRYRRKIAHGIAPYPKPFSLLKDQETQIQIRTKRKKDKILDKKQLLQAELKIWPISIRSKLVERLH; translated from the exons ATGTGTCGACGTGAAGTGCGTGGACCAGCTTTCATGGCATTTCTCTCGGTCATTGCAACTATGATGGGCTTAGTCCAGGGTCAGCAGCCGGTGATGTCCTTGCCCCTGGATGAGTCCACTCCGCAGCAGCGCCTGCCGCCGAGTTACGTGAAGGGAGTGCTCAGCCTGAAGAGCAGTCTGCTGTCCAATAAGCCGGCCTTGGGTTACGGCTCTAATCAGCAGCAGGTGGAGAACAGCGTTCCCGTTGCCGGAATCAGACCCGGCATGAGGTACACACCCCAGTTGGATGTGCAGCAGCCACAGAGTCCGCAGAGCCAGCAGCCGGTTCATCAGGAGATTCAG ATGCCGCCGGTCAAGATGAGTAGATACAACCAGGAGTTCCCGGCCGCCCACCTCTTCCAGCCGCCCTTTGTTCCGCTGCCCAAAAAGCAGGAGTCACAGGATGCCCCGCCAACTGCCGAACAACTGGAGTTGCTGCAACAGTTGTCCGAGTTTTTTGGCCAACGGCAGCAGGGGCAACAACAGGTGCAACATGTGCAACAGCAGGAGGTCATGAACTGTGGCACTCAAAtggatcaaaatgaaggaaaAGGACTTGGAATCTGCGATGTGGAGTCGACTACCGATTGCTGTGATACCACAAAGGAGCCAAATAAAAATGAGGAGGAGGATTCGGTTTCGGTGGATGTGAAGAACAAGGAGCCGCAAGAGACCACCACCACTACAGCACGGCCGAAGCCTCCGGTGGCAGCCAAAACAAAGGCCACTAAGCCAAGTATCACCAAGACCACCACCCATAAACCCCAGACGACGCGTACTACCAAAGGAACTACCATAAAACTGCCCTGTTGCCCTAAACCCAGGAATCAAGGCATTGCAGAGTCTCCCAATGTGATAAGCTTTTCGCTGAATATTCAAAATGATAATGCCGAGCAGGCAAAGTCCCTGCAACAGCTACCTCGAAGTGGTCGACATGTCATTCAGCCTGATTTACGTATAAATGCTATAACCAACTTACTGCGATATCGCAGAAAAATAGCTCATGGTATTGCCCCTTATCCAAAACCTTTTTCCTTATTAAAAGATCAAGAAACGCAGATACAGATTCGTACAAAACGAAAGAAAGATAAGATCCTGGACAAAAAGCAGCTACTTCAAGCTGAGCTAAAAATCTGGCCCATTAGCATACGGTCCAAATTGGTAGAACGTTTACACTGA